One window of the Daphnia pulex isolate KAP4 chromosome 8, ASM2113471v1 genome contains the following:
- the LOC124200468 gene encoding voltage-dependent calcium channel type A subunit alpha-1-like isoform X9: MGSKRPISNMATASSGSGPTSLFILTEKNIIRRYTRFIIEWPPFEYAVLLTIIANCVVLALEEHLPGGDKTPLARKLEKTEPYFLGIFCVESTLKILALGFALHRGSYLRNIWNMMDFVVVVTGFVTLFAQDELDVDLRTLRAIRVLRPLKLVSGIPSLQVVLKSIIKAMAPLLQIGLLVLFAIVIFAIIGLEFYSGALHKTCYSIEDLNEILAEGELATPCNTDNATQAVAGSYICDYNSSLCLEKWEGPNFGITSFDNIGFAMLTVFQCITMEGWTSILYWTNDALGSSYNWVYFVPLIVIGSFFMLNLVLGVLSGEFAKERERVENRQAFLKLRRQQQLERELNGYVEWICKAEEVILAEERTTEEEKLHIMEARRRAAAKRKKLKHLGKSRSTDTEDEENEDEPDEVPKKKGFKGFSRASYLKSKVKNKGACKRFWRAEKRLRFKIRHTVKQQWFYWFVIVLVFFNTVCVAVEHYNQPPWLTEFLYYAEFAFLGLFMTEMCIKMYALGPRIYFESAFNRFDCVVISGSIFEVIWSAFKSGSFGLSVLRALRLLRVFKVTKYWSSLRNLVISLLSSMRSILSLLFLLFLFILIFALLGMQLFGGAFNFPEGTPPANFNSFPIALLTVFQILTGEDWNEVMYQGIESQGGSRRGMIYSLYFIILVLFGNYTLLNVFLAIAVDNLANAQELTAAEEEQEEEDKEKQQQELEKEMEALHLGSEGSPKLDSTSPSKKGKGKRGHKSEGNGDAKTGDNVDDDDIMGPKPMLPYSSMFILSPTNPVRRAAHWVVNLPYFDFFIMVVISLSSIALAAEDPVEEGSFRNDILNYFDYAFTGVFTVEMVLKVIDLGVVFHPGSYCRDLWNILDATVVICALVAFAFSGSSTGQNLSTIKSLRVLRVLRPLKTIKRVPKLKAVFDCVVNSLKNVFNILIVYMLFHFIFAVVAVQLFNGKFFYCTDDSKHTQDDCQGDYFTFSYDKRPPEVKRREWKSQLFHYDNVMAAMLTLFAVQTGEGWPQVLQNSMAATQEDHGPILHYRIEMSIFYIVYFIVFPFFFVNIFVALIIITFQEQGEAELQDGEIDKNQKSCIDFAIQAKPLERYMPKDRESFKYKIWRVVVSTPFEYFIMTLIVLNTLLLMMKYYKQSVLYKETLHYMNTAFTALFSIECMLKIISFGVRNFFKDPWNTFDFVTVVGSIIDALVVEFGENFINVGFLRLFRAARLIKLLRQGYTIRILLWTFVQSFKALPYVCLLIAMLFFIYAIIGMQVFGNILLEPGTTHIHRHNNFRSFIQGLMLLFRCATGEAWPNIMLSCIRGRQCDPRALKFENGQVIEDKECGSNLAYAYFVSFIFFCSFLMLNLFVAVIMDNFDYLTRDSSILGAHHLDEFIRIWAEYDPNATGKILYTEMFDMLKNMDPPLGFGNKCPYRLAYKKLIRMNMPVDVDGKVQFTSTLFALIRENLSIKMRPADEMDEANQELRVTIKKIWPLQAKKVLDLIIPPDNELNTGKLTVGKIYGGLLILENWKTTRFGQIEASASTEKPTTAQCSAPEAALEILTDQLDHQHDSRPPSVESASKVMHRLKPEGEAGMHRPNSRAWSPSPCALRRSHSPQPHYRRDMSPLPPRRAHDIGFSDAVSDVVDIVKHETSRKGRARAKLRGDEYSLSRCRTPTRQERHVRSRMIHPSMVSEYDRRHYRSASNSPDHFGDERVSPVPSPMPARLPSIPVKRGYRSATNSLEENLSRSPTPENLPSCSNNHGLVKEGSLSQHSYPTLPQRRSGGRRLPPTPRNPSTLNFGVVGAVVMATQRAPHSPTSAHLGGVMGPGGTINFPKLSPSPTHPSRTHHLPAIPSGQVGRLRDRLPTLPGASHPRSNNCGLPVGNDDEEDYMPALRIEPLSFEQALAMGRGVGGVGRQLPNGYKPGQQGVSVDSQLTSGDRRLVDRPPLNQRTLSNRPLQHRADEGRSDSDEDDWC; this comes from the exons ATGGGCTCAAAAAGACCCATTTCTAACATGGCGACCGCTTCATCAGGATCGGGACCCACCTCGCTCTTCATTCTCACAGAAAAGAACATCATACGCCGTTACACCAGATTCATCATCGAGTGGCC TCCGTTTGAGTATGCAGTGCTGTTGACCATCATAGCCAACTGTGTTGTTCTGGCTCTGGAGGAGCATCTACCTGGAGGCGATAAAACACCCTTAGCTCGGAAATTG GAGAAAACAGAGCCCTATTTTTTGGGCATTTTTTGTGTAGAATCCACCTTGAAAATTTTAGCTCTTGGTTTCGCCCTGCACCGCGGATCGTACTTGAGAAACATTTGGAACATGATggatttcgtcgtcgtcgtcacagG ATTTGTGACGCTGTTCGCACAAGATGAACTGGACGTCGATTTGCGCACCCTCCGTGCCATACGCGTCCTCCGACCACTCAAACTTGTGTCCGGCATTCCCA GTTTGCAAGTGGTGCTCAAGTCTATCATCAAAGCCATGGCCCCTTTACTTCAAATTGGACTGCTGGTGCTCTTTGCTATCGTCATCTTTGCCATTATCGGTCTCGAATTTTATTCTGGAGCACTTCACAAAACGTGCTACAGCATTGAAGATTTGA ATGAGATTCTGGCGGAAGGCGAGTTGGCGACGCCGTGTAACACCGATAACGCAACGCAGGCAGTCGCGGGCAGTTATATATGCGATTACAATTCATCGCTGTGCCTGGAGAAGTGGGAGGGCCCTAATTTTGGCATTACGTCCTTTGACAATATTGGATTCGCCATGTTAACTGTGTTTCAGTGTATCACTATGGAGGGTTGGACTTCTATACTTTATTGG aCCAACGATGCCCTGGGCAGTTCGTACAACTGGGTGTATTTTGTTCCTCTCATCGTCATCGGATCATTTTTCATGCTCAATCTAGTACTCGGTGTACTTAGCGG GGAATTTGCCAAGGAAAGAGAGCGCGTAGAAAATAGGCAAGCTTTCTTGAAATTGCGCCGTCAGCAACAACTAGAGCGCGAACTCAACGGCTACGTTGAATGGATCTGCAAAGCAG AGGAGGTCATTTTAGCCGAAGAGAGAACGACGGAAGAGGAGAAACTTCACATCATGGAAG CAAGGAGAAGAGCGGCGGCGAAGCGGAAAAAGTTGAAGCACTTGGGTAAGAGCCGAAGCACCGACACTGAAGACGAGGAAAACGAAGATGAACCCGACGAAG TGcctaagaaaaaagggtttaAAG GTTTCTCTCGTGCCTCCTATCTCAAAtctaaagtgaaaaacaaaggaGCCTGCAAGCGATTTTGGAGAGCCGAAAAAAGATTACG GTTCAAAATCCGGCATACGGTAAAACAACAATGGTTTTACTGGTTCGTGATTGTGTTAGTGTTTTTCAACACGGTTTGCGTGGCTGTGGAACACTACAATCAGCCTCCGTGGCTGACCGAGTTCTTGT ACTACGCTGAATTTGCCTTTTTGGGTTTGTTCATGACTGAAATGTGCATCAAAATGTATGCACTGGGTCCGAGGATTTACTTTGAATCCGCGTTCAACCGCTTCGATTGCGTCGTCATCAGCGGTTCGATTTTCGAAGTGATTTGGTCCGCATTCAAGTCGGGTTCATTTGGTCTCTCTGTACTCAGAGCGCTTCGATTGCTCCGGGTCTTCAAAGTCACCAA GTACTGGTCGTCGCTGAGGAACTTGGTGATTTCCTTGCTGAGTTCGATGCGCTCTATTCTTTCCCTTCTGTTTCTACTCTTCTTGTTCATTCTCATCTTCGCTTTATTGGGAATGCAACTCTTTGGAGGAGCTTTTAATTTTCCAGAAGGTACACCGCCAGCGAATTTCAACAGCTTTCCCATTGCCTTGCTCACCGTTTTCCAG ATATTGACGGGTGAGGATTGGAATGAAGTCATGTACCAAGGTATCGAGTCGCAGGGAGGATCGCGACGGGGAATGATCTACTCCCTTTATTTCATCATCCTTGTCCTCTTCGGCAATTACACTCTACTCAACGTCTTTTTGGCCATCGCCGTCGACAATTTGGCGAACGCTCAAGAACTGACGGCCGCCGAGGAAGAGCAAGAAGAGGAGGATAAAGAG aaacagcagcaggagTTAGAGAAGGAGATGGAAGCACTTCACTTGGGCAGCGAAGGCTCGCCAAAACTGGACTCGACATCCCCatctaaaaaaggaaaagg caaaCGGGGACACAAGTCCGAGGGAAATGGTGACGCTAAGACTGGAGACAATGTCGATGACGACGACATTATGGGGCCCAAACCAATGCTGCCTTACTCCTCCATGTTTATATTGTCTCCAACGAATCC ggTCCGGCGCGCTGCTCACTGGGTGGTGAACCTGCCTTActtcgatttttttatcatggtAGTCATCAGTTTGAGTAGCATCGCTCTCGCCGCTGAAGATCCGGTGGAAGAGGGAAGCTTCCGAAACGACATTCTCAATTACTTCGATTACGCATTTACCGGCGTATTTACTGTCGAAATGGTTCTTAAG GTTATAGATTTAGGTGTAGTATTTCACCCGGGCTCCTACTGTAGAGATTTGTGGAACATTTTAGACGCTACGGTTGTTATCTGTGCCCTGGTCGCCTTTGCTTTCTC GGGAAGCTCGACTGGTCAGAATTTGAGCACCATCAAGTCGCTGCGAGTGCTGCGCGTGCTGCGACCCCTCAAAACTATCAAACGTGTGCCGAAGCTAAAAGCCGTCTTCGACTGTGTAGTCAACTCGCTAAAGAACGTCTTCAATATCCTCATCGTTTACATGctcttccatttcattttcgctGTTGTCGCCGTCCAACTTTTCAACGGCAAATTCTTTTACTGCACCGATGACAGCAAGCACACTCAGGACGATTGCCA GGGGGATTACTTCACGTTTTCCTACGATAAGCGGCCACCGGAAGTCAAGCGGCGCGAGTGGAAATCGCAGCTATTTCATTACGACAACGTGATGGCAGCCATGTTGACCTTGTTTGCTGTCCAAACGGGCGAAGGATGGCCCca AGTGCTGCAGAATTCGATGGCCGCTACCCAGGAAGACCACGGCCCCATCCTTCACTATCGGATCGAAATGTCCATTTTCTACATCGTCTACTTCatcgttttccctttctttttcgtcaacaTCTTCGTAGCTCTCATTATTATCACCTTCCAGGAACAGGGTGAGGCTGAACTTCAAGATGGAGAAATAGACAAAAATCAG AAATCGTGCATCGATTTCGCCATCCAAGCCAAGCCGCTGGAGCGTTACATGCCCAAAGATCGCGAGAGCTTCAAGTACAAGATCTGGCGGGTGGTCGTGTCGACTCCGTTCGAGTATTTCATCATGACGCTCATCGTCCTCAACACGCTGCTCCTCATGATGAAG TACTACAAGCAGAGCGTCCTGTACAAGGAGACGCTACATTACATGAATACAGCCTTCACCGCACTGTTTAGCATTGAGTGTATGCTAAAAATCATCTCGTTTGGAGTGAGG aattttttcaaagaccCTTGGAACACGTTCGATTTCGTGACTGTCGTCGGCAGCATTATTGACGCACTCGTCGTCGAATTCGGG GAAAATTTCATCAACGTCGGTTTTTTACGGTTATTCCGAGCAGCCCGTTTGATCAAACTTCTCCGCCAAGGCTATACAATCCGCATTCTTTTATGGACGTTTGTACAGTCGTTCAAG GCTTTGCCTTACGTATGCTTGTTAATAGCCATGTTGTTTTTCATCTACGCCATCATCGGCATGCAG GTGTTTGGTAACATATTGCTGGAACCCGGAACGACGCACATTCATCGCCATAACAATTTTCGCAGCTTTATTCAAGGCTTGATGTTGCTTTTCAG GTGTGCGACAGGTGAAGCGTGGCCCAATATCATGTTGTCGTGCATCCGTGGTCGCCAGTGCGATCCCAGAGCCCTGAAATTCGAGAATGGCCAGGTCATCGAGGACAAGGAGTGCGGCTCTAATCTGGCCTATGCTTACTTCGtctcttttatcttcttttgttcatttctG ATGTTGAATTTATTCGTGGCCGTTATTATGGACAACTTTGATTACCTTACGCGCGACTCTTCCATTCTTGGCGCTCACCATTTGGATGAGTTTATCCGCATCTGGGCCGAATACGACCCGAACGCAAC CGGGAAAATCCTTTACACGGAAATGTTTGAcatgttaaaaaatatggaTCCACCACTCGGCTTTGGCAATAAGTGCCCCTATCGCCTTGCTTACAAAAAACTTATTCGTATGAACATGCCAGTGGATGTCGACGGGAAGGTTCAATTCACCTCAACGCTTTTTGCACTCATCCGCGAGAATCTCAGCATCAAAATGAGACCTG CTGATGAAATGGACGAAGCGAACCAAGAGCTCCGGGTTACCATCAAGAAAATCTGGCCACTGCAAGCTAAAAAAGTTCTTGACTTGATCATTCCACCGGATAATG AACTTAATACGGGGAAGTTGACAGTTGGTAAGATCTATGGCGGCTTGCTCATTCTGGAAAACTGGAAGACGACTCGATTTGGACAAATTGAAGCTTCTGCGTCGACG GAGAAGCCGACCACCGCTCAGTGTTCTGCTCCTGAAGCG GCCCTGGAGATACTGACGGATCAACTCGATCACCAGCACGATTCACGGCCGCCGTCGGTTGAATCCGCAAGCAAAGTCATGCACCGACTCAAGCCTGAGGGTGAGGCTGGCATGCACCGACCAAACAGCAGGGCCTGGTCACCTTCACCTTGCGCTTTGCGACGATCTCACTCTCCACAACCTCACTACAG GAGAGACATGTCTCCTTTGCCTCCACGGCGGGCGCACGATATTGGTTTCAGCGATGCTGTTTCGGACGTGGTCGACATTGTCAAACACGAAACGAGTCGCAAGGGACGAGCGAGAG CCAAACTGCGCGGCGACGAGTACAGCCTTTCCCGCTGCCGAACGCCCACACGCCAGGAGAGACACGTTCGCTCTCGGATGATTCATCCTTCGATG gTTTCGGAATATGACAGACGTCATTATCGATCTGCGTCAAATAGTCCCGACCATTTCGGGGACGAAAGAGTTTCACCCGTCCCTAGCCCAATGCCGGCTCGTTTGCCGTCGATACCTGTCAAACGAGGTTATCGCTCAGCCACCAATAGTCTGGAAGAGAATCTTTCAAGGAGTCCAACGCCTGAGAATCTTCCCTCTTGTAGCAACAATCATGGTTTG GTGAAAGAAGGAAGTTTGAGTCAGCATAGTTATCCGACCTTACCCCAACGTCGTAGTGGTGGCAGACGGTTGCCACCGACTCCGAGAAATCCTTCGACGTTGAACTTTGGAGTTGTTGGAGCCGTTGTCATGGCTACTCAACGTGCACCGCATTCGCCGACGTCTGCTCATCTAG GTGGAGTGATGGGACCTGGTGGGACCATCAACTTTCCCAAACTAAGTCCTTCACCAACTCATCCTTCTCGAACTCATCATTTGCCAGCCATTCCAAGTGGACAGGTGGGCCGATTGCGAGATCGCTTACCCACATTGCCGGGAGCGTCTCATCCAAGATCAAATAATTGTGGATTGCCCGTTGGCaatgacgacgaagaagactACATGCCAGCACTTCGTATCGAACCGCTAAGTTTCGAACAGGCTCTAGCCATGGGTAGAGGTGTGGGTGGGGTTGGTCGGCAACTGCCAAACGGCTACAAACCCGGCCAGCAAGGTGTCAGTGTTGATTCGCAATTGACGTCGGGTGATCGCAGACTGGTTGATCGGCCTCCGTTGAATCAGCGAACATTATCCAATCGCCCTCTCCAACATCGAGCAGACGAGGGGCGCAGTGATTCAGACGAGGACGATTGGTGTTAA